A genome region from Deinococcus sp. KNUC1210 includes the following:
- a CDS encoding DinB family protein: MSDQVWLKGFLEVLKEAVEGGTPGQGTAFLDGTKADGSGNNGLLATLAGLSAAQASDPTPLGLSVAAHAAHTAYHMEVVVRWNDGDRGPFDWKGSFAPATVNDEEWKQLQSRVNSAYTALVKLAQQPTDWDDAETDAAGGVAGALAHVTYHLGAVRQLVKLL; the protein is encoded by the coding sequence ATGAGCGATCAAGTGTGGCTGAAGGGCTTTCTGGAGGTCCTGAAAGAAGCGGTGGAAGGCGGCACGCCCGGTCAGGGCACGGCCTTTCTGGACGGCACCAAAGCCGACGGCAGCGGCAACAACGGCCTGCTTGCCACACTCGCTGGCCTGAGTGCGGCGCAGGCCAGCGACCCCACACCCCTGGGGCTGAGCGTGGCCGCCCACGCCGCGCATACCGCGTATCACATGGAAGTGGTCGTGCGCTGGAACGACGGCGACAGGGGGCCGTTCGACTGGAAGGGCAGCTTTGCGCCCGCCACCGTGAACGATGAGGAGTGGAAGCAGCTTCAGAGCCGGGTCAACAGCGCGTATACGGCACTGGTCAAACTGGCCCAGCAGCCGACCGACTGGGACGACGCCGAAACCGACGCGGCAGGCGGCGTGGCCGGAGCGCTGGCCCACGTAACGTACCATCTGGGCGCGGTGCGGCAACTGGTCAAACTGCTGTAG
- a CDS encoding SDR family oxidoreductase → MTEATAGEQAGSKVLFLTGASMGIGAAVARQAVAAGYRVALTARSLDRLQALAAELGEEHALALKADVTEWAELQAAVAATLERFGQIDATFANAGFTAGAGRYASGDPTPDEWRDMILTNVLGAALTARATLPELIRTRGHFLLVGSVAGRVSTPGPYSATKWAISGMGDSIRKEVSGQGVRVTIVEPGRVDTAFWVNGVPSGPVLHEDDVAKAVLYVLQQPPHVAINELLIRPTQQEV, encoded by the coding sequence ATGACTGAGGCGACAGCGGGCGAACAGGCAGGCAGCAAGGTGCTCTTTCTCACCGGAGCCAGCATGGGCATCGGGGCGGCAGTGGCGCGTCAGGCAGTGGCGGCGGGGTACCGGGTGGCCCTCACCGCCCGCAGCCTCGACAGGTTGCAGGCGCTGGCTGCCGAGCTGGGCGAAGAGCATGCCCTGGCTCTGAAAGCCGACGTGACCGAATGGGCCGAGTTGCAGGCGGCGGTCGCGGCCACCCTGGAGCGCTTCGGACAGATCGACGCGACCTTTGCCAACGCGGGATTTACGGCGGGCGCGGGCCGCTATGCCAGCGGCGACCCCACCCCGGACGAGTGGCGCGACATGATTCTGACCAACGTTTTGGGAGCCGCTCTGACGGCTCGGGCCACCCTGCCTGAACTCATCCGGACGCGTGGGCATTTCCTTCTGGTCGGCAGCGTGGCGGGCCGCGTTTCGACGCCGGGGCCATACAGCGCGACCAAATGGGCGATTTCGGGCATGGGCGACAGCATCCGCAAGGAGGTGTCGGGCCAGGGCGTGCGCGTGACCATCGTCGAGCCGGGGCGGGTCGATACGGCTTTCTGGGTGAACGGTGTTCCCAGTGGCCCCGTGCTGCACGAAGATGATGTGGCAAAGGCGGTGCTCTACGTTCTTCAGCAGCCCCCGCATGTGGCGATCAACGAACTGCTGATCCGGCCCACGCAGCAGGAGGTTTAG
- a CDS encoding MarR family winged helix-turn-helix transcriptional regulator: protein MSDPFTAAARPDALALEEARQHHIGRSLVQAARAFNSRALSKLQALGHGDLGMAHLNLLPHLDVHGTRIVTLAERAGMTKQAAGQLVGELERWGYVERRPDPQDGRAQRIVFTESGWTYLQQAQRIKREIEAEYRTALGEEHWQALQVGLQQLLAFETAGEVQEADELR from the coding sequence ATGAGCGATCCTTTCACGGCTGCGGCCCGGCCCGACGCCCTTGCTCTGGAGGAAGCGCGGCAGCACCATATCGGGCGGTCGCTGGTGCAGGCGGCGCGGGCCTTCAACAGCCGGGCACTGTCGAAATTGCAGGCGCTGGGACACGGCGATCTGGGCATGGCCCATCTGAACCTGCTGCCACATCTGGACGTGCACGGCACCCGCATCGTGACCCTGGCGGAACGTGCGGGCATGACCAAGCAGGCAGCCGGTCAGTTGGTCGGTGAGCTGGAACGCTGGGGCTATGTCGAGCGCCGCCCCGATCCACAGGACGGACGCGCCCAGCGCATCGTCTTCACGGAAAGTGGCTGGACGTATCTGCAACAGGCCCAGCGAATCAAGCGCGAGATCGAGGCCGAATACCGGACGGCGCTGGGCGAAGAGCACTGGCAGGCCCTTCAGGTGGGGCTTCAACAGCTTCTGGCGTTCGAGACGGCGGGTGAAGTTCAGGAAGCCGATGAGCTGCGCTAG
- a CDS encoding cupin domain-containing protein, whose product MTSLRLPPRQPTETPNGNTVTALATPSLGANDVSVIRQRQRPGGFNPPHFHDREELTVLLEGRVSVSMNGEQTALEAGDTLLIPASVLHAVENTGDTDAEWLIVSAAGIRFFSEAGVEMQPGWAR is encoded by the coding sequence ATGACCTCTCTGCGACTTCCGCCCAGACAGCCCACCGAAACGCCGAACGGCAATACCGTGACGGCGCTCGCCACACCCAGCCTCGGGGCCAACGATGTCAGCGTGATCCGGCAGCGACAGCGGCCCGGCGGCTTCAATCCACCGCATTTTCACGACCGCGAAGAATTGACGGTGCTGCTGGAAGGCCGCGTCAGCGTGAGCATGAACGGCGAGCAGACCGCGTTGGAAGCGGGCGACACCCTGCTGATTCCGGCCAGCGTTCTGCATGCTGTCGAGAATACCGGGGACACCGACGCCGAGTGGTTGATCGTATCGGCAGCCGGCATCCGCTTTTTCTCGGAAGCCGGAGTCGAGATGCAGCCGGGCTGGGCCAGATGA
- a CDS encoding MarR family transcriptional regulator has protein sequence MPHPTHAQLHHAVLRQLVDEGDAPTPADLASRFDVSPAEMTAAMQALQDDHGVVLHAYQGGQHLSPEWHKWSTDEARAIFQKHRLDGPIWELPHSHERF, from the coding sequence GTGCCTCACCCCACACATGCTCAGCTTCATCATGCGGTTCTGCGGCAACTCGTGGATGAAGGGGACGCGCCCACTCCCGCCGACCTCGCCTCACGGTTTGACGTGTCCCCCGCCGAGATGACGGCAGCGATGCAGGCCCTTCAGGACGATCACGGCGTGGTGCTGCACGCGTATCAGGGCGGTCAGCACCTCAGCCCGGAGTGGCACAAATGGAGCACCGACGAGGCCCGCGCCATCTTTCAGAAACATCGCCTGGACGGGCCGATCTGGGAACTGCCGCACAGCCATGAGCGCTTTTAA
- the hisD gene encoding histidinol dehydrogenase: MNILKGPEARRALQRQFSEIPVPESVLERNERLYGERLTPEQVVERILNDVKARGDAALYDWTERLDGYRPQALEVSAEELEAATVEPELLSALELAISRVRAFYRQQPAHGFLEHGPDGALGQLIRPLSRVGVYVPGGLAPLVSTLIHTAIPAQVAGVPEIIVTTPPGRNGDIHPAILVAARLIGVSRVFRLGGAQAIGALAYGTDSVPGVDKIAGPGNLFVVIAKRVVFGQVGIESLPGPTETLVLADDSADPRYVAADLLAQAEHLGAEPVLVSTSRELLVAVQAELNGQLEALPEPNRSWARDSVEARMKIVLADSLEEGLDLSNLYAPEHLCLLTRDPWALLGRVQRAGGVFVGESSMEALGDYLAGPSHVMPTGGTARFMSPVNVRDFQNIISVVGVNAAALGRIGPAAALLARTEGLEAHARAIESRLQQDGDDGTAAGTAPTLTS; this comes from the coding sequence ATGAACATTCTGAAAGGCCCCGAGGCCCGCCGCGCTCTCCAGCGGCAATTTTCCGAAATTCCTGTGCCCGAGAGCGTGCTGGAACGCAACGAGCGGCTGTATGGCGAACGCCTGACGCCCGAACAGGTTGTCGAGCGCATTCTGAACGATGTGAAGGCCAGGGGTGACGCGGCGCTGTACGACTGGACCGAACGCCTCGACGGGTACAGGCCGCAGGCGCTGGAAGTCAGCGCAGAGGAACTGGAGGCCGCCACCGTCGAGCCGGAACTGCTGAGTGCGCTGGAGCTGGCGATTTCGCGGGTACGCGCCTTCTACCGCCAGCAGCCCGCTCACGGCTTTCTGGAACACGGCCCCGACGGTGCGCTGGGGCAACTGATTCGCCCGCTGTCACGGGTGGGGGTGTATGTGCCGGGCGGTCTGGCTCCGCTCGTCAGCACGCTGATACACACGGCGATTCCGGCGCAGGTGGCGGGCGTACCCGAGATCATCGTGACCACGCCACCCGGCAGAAACGGCGACATTCACCCGGCGATTCTGGTGGCAGCCCGCCTGATCGGGGTCTCGCGGGTCTTCCGGCTGGGCGGCGCACAGGCCATCGGCGCACTCGCCTACGGCACAGACTCGGTGCCGGGCGTGGACAAGATCGCTGGCCCCGGCAATCTGTTCGTGGTGATCGCCAAGCGCGTGGTGTTCGGGCAGGTGGGCATCGAGAGCCTGCCCGGGCCGACCGAGACGCTGGTGCTGGCCGACGACAGCGCCGATCCGCGCTATGTGGCTGCCGATCTGCTGGCCCAGGCCGAGCATCTGGGTGCGGAACCCGTGCTGGTCAGTACGTCGCGCGAACTGCTGGTGGCGGTACAGGCCGAACTGAATGGCCAGCTCGAAGCGCTGCCCGAACCCAACCGGAGCTGGGCACGCGACAGCGTAGAGGCCCGCATGAAGATCGTGCTGGCCGACTCGCTGGAAGAAGGGCTGGACCTGTCGAACCTGTACGCCCCCGAGCACCTTTGCCTGCTGACCCGCGATCCGTGGGCGCTGCTGGGTAGGGTGCAGCGGGCGGGCGGCGTGTTTGTGGGCGAAAGCAGCATGGAAGCGCTGGGCGATTATCTGGCCGGGCCGAGCCACGTCATGCCGACCGGGGGCACCGCCCGCTTCATGTCACCAGTCAATGTGCGCGATTTCCAGAACATCATCTCGGTGGTGGGCGTGAATGCCGCTGCGCTCGGCAGAATCGGCCCGGCGGCGGCGCTGCTGGCACGCACCGAGGGACTGGAAGCCCACGCACGGGCGATTGAATCGCGGCTCCAGCAGGACGGAGATGACGGGACAGCAGCGGGAACAGCTCCTACACTGACTTCATGA
- a CDS encoding DUF3084 domain-containing protein has translation MLLAFLAFVVLLAGFVAYAADNIARRTGRSHLRLFGLRPKTTALIVAVASGMVISLASMLAFFALNRQAIRNIEQADVLRKELTGLKRDVKTVQNDLTAAQQERDSANTRAEQARMENLKARGELLVARKELDTAQRSTEALRIQATQLKTQAETLQTRVVTLTALKTRLEAQATQNQLTLTASQTRLQEAQLRASDLNTQLAEVQRKIAALDAQNVQAQERARSAQARVTELQAQLVKLDAARASVVLERDAAAEQRNQAQALAQAARAQAVQASAQTRQAQAQAAQATTQATQAQLQTQQAQAQTTQTQTQLKQAQAKLQQAQLQGQQAQAQTTQTQTQLKQVQAKLQQAQAQVDQASTQSKQAQAQAAQAQLQAQQAQAQAQAAQAQRDALSKQRDSISRDVANLKQSVGTLKQTVADLQGQAVALKNDNDTLRRSLSSSQASVKSLEDEYSRATTELSASRNTELSYTKNSIVYGAVVPTVRNLDSFLEQAGVAASIRGARGTPRCCWLQRRAAVWKPPCAA, from the coding sequence ATGCTGCTCGCATTTCTCGCATTCGTGGTGCTGTTGGCGGGCTTCGTGGCCTACGCCGCCGACAACATCGCGCGGCGAACCGGACGCAGCCATCTGCGGCTGTTCGGACTGCGCCCCAAGACCACTGCGCTCATCGTGGCAGTGGCGTCGGGCATGGTCATCAGTCTGGCGAGCATGCTGGCGTTTTTTGCACTCAACCGGCAGGCGATCCGCAACATCGAACAGGCCGACGTGCTCCGCAAAGAGCTGACCGGCCTGAAACGCGACGTGAAAACCGTCCAGAACGACCTGACGGCGGCCCAGCAGGAGCGAGACAGTGCCAACACCCGCGCCGAACAGGCCCGCATGGAGAACCTGAAGGCCAGAGGCGAACTGCTGGTGGCCCGCAAAGAGCTGGACACGGCGCAGCGGTCCACCGAAGCGCTCCGCATCCAGGCGACGCAGCTGAAGACACAGGCCGAGACGCTCCAGACGCGGGTCGTGACCCTGACAGCCCTGAAAACCCGGCTGGAAGCACAGGCGACCCAGAACCAGCTCACCCTGACAGCCTCGCAGACGCGGCTCCAGGAGGCGCAGCTGCGGGCCAGCGACCTGAACACCCAGCTTGCCGAAGTGCAGCGAAAGATCGCGGCGCTCGATGCCCAGAATGTCCAGGCACAGGAGCGTGCCAGGAGCGCCCAGGCCCGTGTGACCGAACTTCAGGCACAGCTTGTCAAGTTGGACGCGGCACGTGCCAGTGTGGTGCTGGAGCGCGACGCGGCGGCTGAGCAGCGCAACCAGGCGCAGGCACTGGCGCAGGCGGCCCGCGCCCAGGCGGTGCAGGCGAGCGCCCAGACCCGGCAGGCACAGGCGCAGGCAGCCCAGGCCACCACACAGGCGACGCAGGCGCAGCTTCAGACCCAGCAGGCGCAGGCACAGACCACCCAGACACAGACCCAGCTGAAACAGGCGCAGGCAAAACTGCAACAGGCACAGCTCCAGGGGCAGCAGGCGCAGGCACAGACCACCCAGACACAGACCCAGCTGAAACAGGTCCAGGCAAAACTGCAACAGGCACAGGCGCAGGTAGATCAGGCCAGCACGCAGTCGAAGCAGGCACAGGCGCAGGCGGCACAGGCTCAGCTTCAGGCGCAGCAGGCGCAGGCACAGGCGCAGGCAGCACAGGCCCAGCGCGACGCCCTGAGCAAGCAGCGCGACAGCATCAGCCGCGACGTTGCCAATCTGAAGCAGAGTGTCGGCACGCTGAAGCAGACGGTAGCTGACCTCCAGGGGCAGGCCGTGGCGCTGAAGAACGACAACGACACCCTGAGGCGCAGCCTGAGCAGTTCGCAGGCGAGCGTGAAGAGTCTGGAAGACGAGTACAGCCGCGCCACCACCGAACTGAGTGCCAGCCGCAACACCGAACTGAGCTACACCAAGAACAGCATCGTGTACGGCGCGGTGGTGCCGACCGTTCGCAACCTCGACAGCTTTCTGGAACAGGCAGGCGTGGCGGCGTCCATCCGGGGCGCACGCGGCACCCCCCGGTGCTGCTGGCTCCAGCGTCGCGCAGCAGTCTGGAAGCCACCCTGCGCGGCCTGA
- a CDS encoding sugar phosphate nucleotidyltransferase, with amino-acid sequence MKGIILAAGVGSRLKPFSHSRPKHILPLANRPIICYAIDTLREAGISEIAIVSSKNNISYLEQACSEFNYKVNFILQENQLGTGDALKSALDFIGSDDALVYLGDNLFENSISVMIDDLNFDGGTEAALAVKWVDNPEDYGVVVVEGGTVREIVEKPRHFIGNLAVCGIFCLKNRLLRRIGELSPSVRGEYELTQLIELAIESGNRVTAIEFDGWWNDAGTPKALIKANNDILKNLKYLQNGELTNSNIIGDVHIEQGALVRNSIIRGPCHISSNAVIENAEIGPNVSVGEYAVIECGIVTDSIVDSHTKIMLNNNSLSDSVVGKSASILISRSSDREKLAQRRNFQVVLGDHSSFTSNG; translated from the coding sequence ATGAAAGGAATAATTCTAGCGGCGGGTGTCGGATCTCGATTAAAACCATTCTCTCACAGTCGACCCAAACATATTTTACCTCTCGCCAATCGCCCCATTATCTGTTATGCGATTGATACACTCAGGGAAGCGGGAATTTCTGAGATTGCGATTGTATCCAGTAAGAATAACATAAGCTATCTGGAGCAAGCCTGTTCGGAATTTAATTATAAGGTGAATTTTATACTTCAGGAGAATCAACTCGGTACGGGCGATGCCCTGAAATCTGCCCTGGATTTCATCGGGTCTGACGACGCGCTCGTTTACCTCGGTGACAATCTCTTTGAAAATTCCATCAGTGTAATGATTGATGATTTAAATTTTGACGGCGGCACTGAAGCTGCTTTGGCCGTAAAATGGGTGGACAATCCAGAAGACTATGGAGTTGTGGTTGTTGAAGGCGGAACTGTCCGAGAAATTGTCGAGAAGCCGCGCCATTTCATCGGCAATCTGGCAGTTTGTGGAATCTTTTGTCTGAAGAACAGACTTTTACGCCGAATTGGTGAATTGAGTCCAAGCGTTCGCGGCGAATACGAGTTAACCCAGTTGATTGAATTGGCTATCGAGTCGGGCAACAGGGTAACGGCGATTGAGTTTGATGGCTGGTGGAACGATGCCGGTACGCCCAAAGCCCTTATCAAAGCAAACAACGATATTTTGAAAAATCTCAAATACCTACAGAATGGAGAACTGACCAATTCCAACATTATTGGCGATGTTCATATAGAACAGGGTGCGCTGGTCAGGAACTCGATTATCAGGGGGCCATGTCATATTTCTTCAAACGCTGTTATCGAAAATGCCGAAATCGGCCCCAATGTTTCCGTGGGGGAGTATGCAGTTATCGAATGTGGCATTGTTACCGATTCTATTGTCGACTCTCACACCAAGATTATGCTCAACAACAATAGCCTCAGTGACTCTGTGGTCGGCAAGTCGGCAAGTATTTTGATCAGTCGTTCTTCTGATCGAGAAAAGCTGGCACAGAGGCGCAACTTTCAGGTAGTTCTGGGAGATCACTCTTCCTTTACATCCAATGGATAA
- a CDS encoding cell wall metabolism sensor histidine kinase WalK — translation MRPLSLRARLTTLVLGLLLTALLLIGVTLRVRVGQFVAQQADSSTYGQLSLIVQSGQNSGSSGDTYTYQVYQSLIQAAQSAHTWGVLVAGRTAYPTDNSSRTLPPTAVLDAARRSGRAEWQDVRLLSDGRGNLLGLAVERASGRELTLSVIRNYALIALGALLLAGVAVLWLLRLGLRPLRSMALQAARVGAADLSERMPVKPPQDELHLLAVSLNRMLARLEDTFSRLRDEEARTRAFAADASHELRTPLSAIQGSLEVLERVSDDPAAQETRARLMTNLRRESRRAGRLVDDLLTLTRLDAGEALHTAPLDVQALLAGVLDSARDVAPHLTFVLDAPPALMLAANRERLEGAVWNLLRNAAAHTPSGGTVTLRAVPDAQGGALTLSVLNPAQLSPEFLPRMFDRFARGPNAAAGGSGLGLAIVRAVAQAHGGEIFAVQHAELLEVGLRLPLT, via the coding sequence ATGAGGCCGCTCAGCCTGCGTGCCCGCCTGACCACGCTGGTGCTGGGCCTGCTGCTGACAGCGCTGCTGCTGATCGGCGTCACGCTGCGCGTGCGGGTGGGTCAGTTTGTGGCGCAGCAGGCCGACAGCAGCACGTATGGGCAGCTCTCGCTGATCGTGCAGTCGGGCCAGAACAGCGGCAGCAGCGGCGACACCTACACCTATCAGGTGTATCAGTCGCTGATTCAGGCGGCGCAGTCGGCGCATACCTGGGGAGTGCTGGTCGCGGGCCGCACGGCCTATCCCACCGACAATTCCAGCCGGACGCTGCCGCCCACCGCCGTCCTCGACGCGGCGCGGCGCAGTGGGCGGGCCGAGTGGCAGGATGTCCGGCTGCTGTCCGATGGGCGCGGCAATCTGCTGGGGCTGGCGGTCGAGCGGGCAAGCGGAAGAGAGCTGACCCTGAGCGTGATCCGAAATTACGCCCTGATCGCGCTGGGAGCGCTGTTGCTGGCGGGTGTGGCGGTGTTGTGGCTACTGCGGCTGGGTCTGCGTCCGCTGCGTTCGATGGCGCTTCAGGCGGCGCGGGTGGGAGCTGCCGACCTCTCGGAGCGCATGCCCGTGAAGCCGCCACAGGACGAGCTGCACCTGCTGGCAGTCAGTCTCAACCGCATGCTGGCGCGGCTGGAAGACACCTTCTCGCGCCTGAGAGACGAAGAGGCCCGCACCCGCGCCTTTGCGGCCGATGCCAGCCACGAACTCCGCACGCCGCTGAGCGCCATTCAGGGCAGTCTGGAGGTGCTGGAGCGGGTGTCGGACGACCCGGCTGCACAGGAAACCCGTGCGCGGCTGATGACGAATCTGCGGCGCGAATCGCGGCGGGCCGGGCGGCTGGTCGACGATCTGCTGACCCTGACCCGGCTGGACGCGGGCGAAGCGCTGCATACTGCTCCGCTCGACGTGCAGGCGCTGCTGGCGGGCGTGCTCGACTCTGCCCGCGACGTGGCCCCGCACCTGACATTCGTGCTGGACGCGCCACCCGCCCTGATGCTGGCCGCCAACCGTGAGCGCCTGGAAGGAGCCGTCTGGAACCTGCTGCGGAATGCGGCGGCTCACACACCCTCTGGGGGCACGGTGACGCTGCGGGCTGTACCAGATGCACAGGGCGGTGCGCTGACGCTCAGCGTGCTGAATCCGGCGCAGCTTTCCCCGGAATTTCTGCCGCGCATGTTCGACCGCTTCGCACGCGGCCCCAATGCGGCGGCGGGCGGCTCCGGCCTGGGGCTTGCCATCGTGCGGGCCGTGGCACAGGCGCACGGCGGCGAGATTTTTGCCGTGCAGCACGCCGAACTGCTGGAAGTGGGCCTGCGGCTGCCGCTGACCTGA
- a CDS encoding winged helix-turn-helix domain-containing protein — MARVQAVLRRTQPDSGRVLTYADLSFDTQLREVQRGGRRLDLTPRALDLLETFLRHPERAMSKSVLLDHVWGADFMGDDNIVEVYVRQLRRALGEPELIQTVRGAGYALRLRS, encoded by the coding sequence GTGGCGCGGGTTCAGGCGGTTCTGCGGCGCACCCAGCCCGACAGCGGGCGCGTCCTGACCTACGCCGACCTGAGCTTCGACACGCAGCTGCGTGAGGTGCAGCGCGGCGGGCGACGCCTCGACCTGACGCCCCGTGCCCTCGACCTGCTTGAAACCTTCCTGCGGCACCCGGAACGCGCCATGAGCAAATCGGTGCTGCTCGATCACGTCTGGGGCGCAGACTTCATGGGAGACGACAACATCGTCGAGGTGTACGTGCGGCAGCTTCGGCGGGCGCTGGGGGAACCCGAGCTGATCCAGACGGTGCGCGGCGCTGGATACGCCCTGCGGCTGCGCTCCTGA
- a CDS encoding response regulator, whose translation MTRPAVPATRPCILLVEDDASIREYLELGFGYEGFQVLHAANGSDALALFERERPGVVVLDVGLPGLDGFAVLRAIRERSATPVLMLTARDGVEDRIQGLKEGAERLSGQALSFRRAGGAGSGGSAAHPARQRARPDLRRPELRHAAA comes from the coding sequence ATGACCCGCCCCGCCGTGCCTGCCACCCGCCCCTGCATCCTGCTGGTCGAGGACGACGCCAGCATCCGCGAGTACCTCGAACTGGGATTCGGCTACGAGGGCTTTCAGGTGCTGCACGCCGCCAACGGTTCCGACGCGCTGGCCCTGTTCGAGCGCGAGCGGCCCGGCGTGGTGGTGCTGGATGTGGGGCTGCCGGGGCTGGACGGTTTCGCGGTGCTGCGGGCCATCCGTGAGCGCTCAGCCACACCGGTCCTGATGCTGACGGCGCGGGACGGTGTGGAAGACCGCATCCAGGGACTGAAGGAAGGGGCCGAACGATTATCTGGTCAAGCCCTTTCATTTCGGAGAGCTGGTGGCGCGGGTTCAGGCGGTTCTGCGGCGCACCCAGCCCGACAGCGGGCGCGTCCTGACCTACGCCGACCTGAGCTTCGACACGCAGCTGCGTGA
- the guaA gene encoding glutamine-hydrolyzing GMP synthase, whose product MSVVILDFGSQYTRLIARRFRELGAYSVILPGNASLSRIQQENPVGIVLSGGPSSVYDEAAPRPAEGVLELEMPVLGICYGMQFLAQQAGGDVKRAGKREYGKADLTRYGGQLFEGVQGEFVAWMSHSDSVTRLPEGYEVVAETDDTPVTAIENASARRYGVQFHPEVVHTPKGTQLLLNFLKICAAPLDWTAEHIVDELVEDVRKQVGEGRVLLAISGGVDSSTLGLLLARAIGDRLTAVFIDHGLLRLGEREQVEAALRPLGVHLVTVDAREEFLGALAGVSDPEQKRKIIGREFIRAFEREARTYGPFDFLAQGTLYPDVIESAGGLASDKSGAANIKSHHNVGGLPDDLAFKLVEPFRTLFKDEVRQIARLLGLPDHIRMRHPFPGPGLAIRILGDITPEKLDILQRVDDIFISGLREFGLYDGCSQALAVLTPIRSVGVMGDERTYSYTTALRAVATDDFMTAEWARLPYDFLATMSNRIVNQVHEINRVVYDITGKPPATIEWE is encoded by the coding sequence ATGAGCGTTGTCATTCTTGACTTTGGAAGCCAGTACACCCGCCTGATCGCCCGGCGGTTCCGCGAGCTGGGCGCGTACAGCGTCATTCTGCCGGGCAATGCGTCCCTGTCGCGTATTCAGCAGGAGAACCCGGTCGGAATCGTGCTGTCTGGCGGTCCCAGCAGCGTGTACGACGAGGCCGCGCCCCGCCCAGCCGAGGGAGTACTGGAACTGGAGATGCCGGTGCTTGGCATCTGTTACGGCATGCAGTTTCTGGCGCAGCAGGCGGGCGGCGACGTGAAGCGGGCCGGGAAGCGCGAGTACGGCAAGGCCGACCTGACGCGCTACGGCGGGCAACTCTTCGAGGGTGTACAGGGCGAATTCGTCGCCTGGATGAGCCACAGTGACAGCGTGACGAGGTTGCCCGAAGGGTACGAAGTGGTGGCCGAAACCGACGATACCCCCGTCACCGCCATCGAAAACGCCTCGGCCCGGCGCTACGGCGTGCAGTTTCATCCGGAAGTGGTGCATACACCCAAAGGCACGCAACTGCTGCTGAACTTCCTCAAGATCTGCGCCGCACCGCTCGACTGGACGGCGGAACACATCGTCGATGAACTGGTCGAAGATGTACGCAAGCAGGTGGGCGAGGGCCGGGTGCTGCTCGCCATCTCGGGCGGTGTGGACAGCAGTACCCTGGGCCTGCTGCTGGCGCGTGCCATCGGGGACAGGCTGACCGCCGTGTTCATCGATCATGGGCTGCTGCGGCTGGGCGAGCGCGAGCAGGTCGAAGCCGCCCTCAGGCCGCTGGGTGTACATCTGGTGACCGTCGATGCCCGCGAGGAATTTCTGGGCGCACTGGCGGGCGTGTCCGACCCCGAGCAGAAGCGCAAGATCATCGGGCGCGAATTCATCCGGGCGTTCGAGCGCGAGGCCCGCACGTATGGCCCCTTCGACTTTCTGGCGCAGGGAACGCTGTACCCCGATGTGATCGAGTCGGCGGGCGGTCTGGCCTCCGATAAATCGGGCGCGGCCAACATCAAGAGCCATCACAATGTGGGCGGTCTGCCCGACGATCTGGCCTTCAAGCTGGTCGAGCCGTTCCGCACGCTCTTCAAGGATGAAGTGCGCCAGATTGCGCGGCTGCTGGGCCTTCCCGACCATATCCGCATGCGCCACCCCTTTCCCGGCCCCGGTCTGGCGATCCGCATTCTGGGCGACATCACGCCGGAAAAGCTCGACATTTTGCAGCGCGTAGACGACATCTTCATCTCGGGTCTGCGGGAATTCGGGCTGTACGACGGCTGTTCGCAGGCGCTGGCGGTCCTGACGCCGATCAGAAGCGTGGGCGTGATGGGCGACGAGCGCACCTACAGCTACACCACCGCGCTGCGGGCCGTTGCCACCGACGATTTCATGACCGCCGAGTGGGCGCGGCTGCCCTACGACTTCCTGGCGACCATGAGTAACCGCATCGTCAATCAGGTGCACGAGATCAACCGGGTCGTATACGACATCACCGGCAAGCCGCCCGCGACCATCGAGTGGGAATGA